CCTTACGGTCTTTCCCTTTTCGCCTGACTCTCCTGTGCCGCTTCGAGGATCGATTGCGCGATGGCGCCGTAGGCGCCGCAGCGGCAGATATTGCCGTTTAACCATTCGGCGATTTGCTCGCGCGACGGAGTCGGATTCTCCATCAACAACGCCTTCGCCGCCATGATCTGTCCCGGCGTGCAGTAGCCGCACTGGGCACCGATGTTGCGGATGAAGGCTTCCTGCAACGGGTCGAGTTGCTCACCTTGCGCGACACCTTCAATGGTCAGCACCGATTTGCCGTTGGCTTCGAACGCC
This window of the Deltaproteobacteria bacterium genome carries:
- a CDS encoding (2Fe-2S)-binding protein is translated as MKTQSTFNLSVSVNGKPWSGEVPIEETLLEFLRNRLQLIGTKRSCESEVCGACTVLVDNRAVSACNYLAFEANGKSVLTIEGVAQGEQLDPLQEAFIRNIGAQCGYCTPGQIMAAKALLMENPTPSREQIAEWLNGNICRCGAYGAIAQSILEAAQESQAKRERP